The Taeniopygia guttata chromosome 31, bTaeGut7.mat, whole genome shotgun sequence genomic sequence aattggggattttgagggTGGGGGAGGACAATTTGGGaggaaattggggattttgggggtggggggaagagaatttggagggaaattggggattttgggggtgggggaggggaatttgggggggaattggggattttgggggcgggggaggggaatTTAGGaggaaattggggattttgggggtgggggaggagaatttggggggaattggggatgggggaggggaatttgggggaaaattggggattttgggagtgGGGAGCAGAGGGTGCCGAGGGCGGCAATTTGaggatgggggtgggggggggggctgCAAATATTTGGGAGTTTTGGACCTGAAGCCattggggggggaggggcagaaccccaaaatctgcgGCCCCCCgaccccctccctcccctcccccgcaGCTCCGCGGCCCGAGCGCGGctcagcggcggcggcggctccgcggggaGCGGCTCCCGCTGCCCCCGGGGCTGACGGGGACGGCGCCGGGGCCGAGTTCCCCGCTTGTCCCGGTTCCGCCGGTGCCGGTGCGGATTTCCCCGGCTGTCCCGGTTccgccggtgccggtgccgatTTCCCCGGTTCCGCCGGTGCCGGTGCGGATTTCCCCGGCTGTCCCGGTTCCCCCGGtgcggcggtggcggcggcgcgggcggcgctGCTGCAGAAGCTGCTCTGGGCCTCCCGGGAGCTGCCCCGCACCGGCTCCGTGGACGGCAGCGCGCGGCTCTGCCGCCTCATGCGGGACTGCGCCCACGCCCTGCGGGGGCTGCGCGACCTGGAGCTGCCCGGGAGCgcccccgggacacccccgggacacAGCGAGCCCTCCCGGTGACACCGGGCCCCCCCCGGGACACACCGAGCCTTCCCGGTGACACCGGGCACCCCCCCCGGGACACACCGAGCCCTCCCGGTGACACCGGGCCCCCTCCCGGGACACACCAAACCCTCCCGGTGACACCGGGCACCCCCCGGGAAATGCCGAACCCTCCCGGTGACACCGGGCACCCCCCTGGGACATCCCCGGGACATCCCAAGCCCCTCCCGGTAAcaaccgggacccccccggtgACACCGGGCACCCCCCCGGGCACCCCCCGGGACACACCGAGCCTTCCCGGTGATACCGGGCACCCCCTGGAacacccccgggacaccccgaGCCCCTCCCGGTAACACCCCCGGGCCCCCCTGATGACACTTCGGGATCTCCCGGGACACCTCGAACCTTCCTGGTGACACCGGGCACCCCCCCGGGTCCCCCCCGGGACACACCGAGCCCTCCCGGTGACACCGGGCACCCCCCGGGACATCCCGAACCGCCCCCGGCGCCACCCCCGGGCCCCCCCCCGGTGCC encodes the following:
- the ZNRD2 gene encoding protein ZNRD2 isoform X3, yielding MALNGGADEAEARRERLDRASRAMGALLLRGYRMLGSCCPECGTILLQDKEQRLLCVSCQEPEGGNAPRPERGSAAAAAPRGAAPAAPGADGDGAGAEFPGSAGAGADFPGSAGAGADFPGCPGSPGAAVAAARAALLQKLLWASRELPRTGSVDGSARLCRLMRDCAHALRGLRDLELPGSAPGTPPGHSEPSR
- the ZNRD2 gene encoding protein ZNRD2 isoform X1, coding for MALNGGADEAEARRERLDRASRAMGALLLRGYRMLGSCCPECGTILLQDKEQRLLCVSCQEPEGGNAPRPERGSAAAAAPRGAAPAAPGADGDGAGAEFPACPGSAGAGADFPGCPGSAGAGADFPGSAGAGADFPGCPGSPGAAVAAARAALLQKLLWASRELPRTGSVDGSARLCRLMRDCAHALRGLRDLELPGSAPGTPPGHSEPSR
- the ZNRD2 gene encoding protein ZNRD2 isoform X2 — its product is MALNGGADEAEARRERLDRASRAMGALLLRGYRMLGSCCPECGTILLQDKEQRLLCVSCQEPEGGNAPRPERGSAAAAAPRGAAPAAPGADGDGAGAEFPACPGSAGAGADFPGSAGAGADFPGCPGSPGAAVAAARAALLQKLLWASRELPRTGSVDGSARLCRLMRDCAHALRGLRDLELPGSAPGTPPGHSEPSR
- the ZNRD2 gene encoding protein ZNRD2 isoform X4, whose translation is MALNGGADEAEARRERLDRASRAMGALLLRGYRMLGSCCPECGTILLQDKEQRLLCVSCQEPEGGNAPRPERGSAAAAAPRGAAPAAPGADGDGADFPGSAGAGADFPGCPGSPGAAVAAARAALLQKLLWASRELPRTGSVDGSARLCRLMRDCAHALRGLRDLELPGSAPGTPPGHSEPSR